In Desulfovibrio sp. Fe33, the DNA window GGTTCGATGACCGCGAGGCGTTTGGCCAGTTGCGTTCCGCTCATGCCGGGCATGTCGTAGTCCGTGATGACCAGGTCGAATGCGCCGGGTATTTCGTTGACCAGCCGCAGGGCCGATAGCGGGTTTTCCTGTCCGTCCACGAAGTAGCCCATGGTTTCGAGAAGACGCGGCGTGGTCTGGAGTTGGTCGACGTCGTCCTCGACGAACAGGATGCGCGCGCCGATATTGTGGGGCACGCCGGAGAAGTCCACGTCGCCGCACAGGCCCGTGTCTCCCTTGGGAAGATAGATGGTGAAGGTCGTCCCGCCTCCATCGCGCGGGGCCACCTGGAGGCCGCCCTTGTGGCTGTGCACGATGCCGTGGACGACGGCCAGGCCCAGACCCGTGCCTTCTGTCTTGTCTTTTGTGGTGAAGAACGGGTCGAATATCTTGTCCACGATGTCCAGCGGGATGCCCGGTCCGTTGTCCTCCACCACTAGGCGGACGTATTCGCCGGGGATCAGCCCCAGCATGTCCGCGTCTTCGCGCGCGAGTTCCGCCTGGTCCAGGCGGACTTCAATGACCCCGCCCGTGCCGCGCAGTGCGTGGAAGGCGTTGGTGCACAGGTTCATGACCACTTGGTGGATCTGGGTCGGGTCGGCATAGACGCAGGAAAGATTCTCCGCGATCCGCGAGCGGACCTCGATCTTGCGCGGCATGGAGGATTCGAGCAGCCCGATGGCCTCGGTGATGACGCCGCCCACGTCGGTGGGCCTGAAGCCTTCCGTGGATGGACGGCTGAAGGCCAGAATCTGCTTGACCACGCGGCCGCCGCGCCGGGCCGCCTTGAGCACCCTTTCCAGATCGCGGGTCGTCATGGAGCCCGGGTCCAGGTCGCCTACGGCCAGCTCGGTGGAGTTGATGATGCTGGTCAGGATGTTGTTGAAATCATGAGCGATGCCTCCGGCAAGAGTGCCGATGGCCTCCATTTTCTGAGATTGCAGCAACTGTTTTTCCAGATTCAGTTCGGTGGTGATGTTGTCCACCATGGACAGCACGCCCACGATTTGCCCCGAACGGTCGTTGATGGGGACCTTGGTGGCTTCGATCCATGCGGGATTGCCCTTGGCGTCGGCGATCTTCCGCCGTTCCTTGCGGAACGCCTGGCCCTTGCTGATGACTGATTTGTCCGCCCCGGACGCCCAGGATGCGTAATCCAGGTCCGGGATGACGTCGTAGGTCGTCTTGCGGACGATTCCCGCACCGTGTTCCACGCCGAAGAATTCCGAGAAGGCCCTGTTGGTGCCGAGGAATTTCCCCTCGGCGTCCTTCCATGAGACCAACTGCGGAATGGTGTCCATGAGTGTCTCCTGGAAGGCGAGCTGGTCCTTGATCTTCCGTTCGACCTTGCGCCGTTCGAGCATGGTGATGGTCAGGAATATGAGAACCAGCACGAGCAGGACGAAGCTGACCATGATGGTCCAGAAGAGTTCCTTGGACAGCTCGTAGAACGCCTTGGGCGCGTTGATGATGCGGCTGCCCTCGGGCAGCAGGTCCATGTTCAGCTTGAGTCGCTTCATTACCTCGTAGTCGAAGATATATTCACCGGTGGTCTCCCGGAATACCGGAATATCGTCGGCATCCTTGCCGTCAAGGATTTCCAGGGCGACTGTGGCGGCTTTTCGGCCGTGCATGTAGCCGGACAGCATGTTGCCGCCCACGGCGCCGTTGCCCGCAAGGAATTCCCATGCGGTGTAGATGGGTACGTGGGACCTGGTCGAGATGACCTGCATGACCTCTTCTGCGGTCAGAAACCGGCCGTCGATGACCTGGTAGTAGGGAATGAAGAAAAGGAATGTGTCATTGGGCAGGATCGCCACCCGATCCACGACGTTTTCGAGCGACATGTCGGTCCAGTATTCGACGTTCAGCGGTTTTTTGTAGCGGCTGAGCTGGTTCCTGACCTGGCGTTCGATGGCCGCTCCGGTTGTGGAGGAGTCGTCGACCACGACGATGCGCTTCTTGTCCGGGTGCAGCCGCAGGGCCACGTCCACTGTTTTGGACAAGTCGAAGATTTCGATGATGCCCGTGGCGTTGTCCGAGTCCGTGTCGTCGGTGTGGAGGAAGTTGACCCCGCAGAAGACCAGGGGGACGCCGGGGAAAAGGATGTCCCTATACTGCATGGCGAAGGAGTAGGCGTCGTTGTCCGAAGTCATTATGAGGTCGAACTTTTCGTGCTTGAACTTCTCCTTGTACAGCCTCAGGAGCATGTGGGTTACATCTTCGTAGTTGTACCGCTTGGCGTCCATGTATTCGATTTGGAGATCGATCTTGTAATGGCTGTTGTCCAGAACCGAGCGAATGCCGCGCATGATCGCGTCCGACCACTTGTAGCCGTGGTGGTAGGAGTTCAGGCAGAGCACGCTTTTCTTCGGCTTTTCGACTCCGCCCAGCGCCGGCCGGACAGGCAGGACGCAGAGGCAGGTCAGAAGTAGGGTCAAACAGAGTATTTTTCGCATGGTGGTTCTTTTTGGCATTTCTCGTGCATAATGTACTCGCATGATCGCGACGCCGCGATACATGCAAGGGTCGGGCCTCAGCCCGCCAAAGTCAAGGCGTCGCGGCCCGGGTTATTCGCATCATCCCCCGGGAAAACAGTCAAGGGGATGATTTATAATGTGAACTGGGGTGACAAAACGGAAAACCGTGCTTATCCTGATTTGTGTAAGCAAGCGTCTATTTCAAGTCGTTTTGTCTATGCGTCCTGAATTGTTGAATTTCAAGGAGAGTCCAAGTGGTCAGACATATCGTTATGTGGACGTTGAAGGATGAAGCGGAAGGCCATTCGGCCGCTGAAAACGGCGCAAAGATGAAGGAGATCCTTGAGGCGTTGAGAGGGCGCATCGAGGGGCTCAGGCACATCGAGGTCAGTGTGGACATCGTGGCCGCCGATCCCGAGTGCCATGTGATTCTGTGCTCGGAGCACGACGATGTCGACGCCCTGAACCACTACCAGGGTCACCCGGAACACCAGGCCTGTGTGGCTTTCGTGAAGAAGGTCGCCTCCGGTCGCAAGGCCGTGGATTACGTGATCTAAAATGTCTGAACTGGAGAAATTCCGTAAGGCCGATGCACTAGGGGTGAATCCGAACCAACGCGGCTTGAGAGGGAAGCAAGCCGACGCCAAGGAGGATGCCATGTCCATGCGTTTTGACCAGGAACGGAAGCGGATTATCTGCCGCTGGGAAGAACCCACCAAGGTGGTCATGAACAAGAAGGAAGGTCTCATCAACCGTTCCAGAATGATTACCGTCAAGGTGAACGACAACGGCAAGCTGAACAGCAAGGATCGAAAACGCCATGCGGATCATCCCATGTTTCCGATCATTCGCCGTTTCAATCAGATGCTGAATTCCATCGAATGCTATCCGAAGTGCGAAAATGAGCACATGTGCGCAGTTTGCGGCACGGTGCATGGGGTTAGCCCCCATTTCGACACCGGGCGCCAGTCCATCGTGTGGCTGTGCAAGGAGCATCTGGACAATTCGCCCAAGCTGGACGCCTAGAGAACCGAATGTCGCTTCGGGCCGGACCGCCCGAGCCTGTAGCGCGTCCGAAAAAACGGACAAAAAAACGCACTCGAATTGCCGGGTGCGTTTTTTTTTGTCCGTTTTCCCGGACCGTGAACAGGGTCAAGCCGTTTTCGATCACCGCCTTTATCCGCATGGACGGTCGCACGAGTCTTGCCTCGGAGCGGATATTCGATCGGTGCCCGGCAACGGTATAATAAACGCGCGGGGGACCCGGATGCGGGGCTGTCGTTATTCACGGCCGATATTCTCCCAAAAGAAACCCATATGTTTGACTCCGGGCGT includes these proteins:
- a CDS encoding hybrid sensor histidine kinase/response regulator, producing MRKILCLTLLLTCLCVLPVRPALGGVEKPKKSVLCLNSYHHGYKWSDAIMRGIRSVLDNSHYKIDLQIEYMDAKRYNYEDVTHMLLRLYKEKFKHEKFDLIMTSDNDAYSFAMQYRDILFPGVPLVFCGVNFLHTDDTDSDNATGIIEIFDLSKTVDVALRLHPDKKRIVVVDDSSTTGAAIERQVRNQLSRYKKPLNVEYWTDMSLENVVDRVAILPNDTFLFFIPYYQVIDGRFLTAEEVMQVISTRSHVPIYTAWEFLAGNGAVGGNMLSGYMHGRKAATVALEILDGKDADDIPVFRETTGEYIFDYEVMKRLKLNMDLLPEGSRIINAPKAFYELSKELFWTIMVSFVLLVLVLIFLTITMLERRKVERKIKDQLAFQETLMDTIPQLVSWKDAEGKFLGTNRAFSEFFGVEHGAGIVRKTTYDVIPDLDYASWASGADKSVISKGQAFRKERRKIADAKGNPAWIEATKVPINDRSGQIVGVLSMVDNITTELNLEKQLLQSQKMEAIGTLAGGIAHDFNNILTSIINSTELAVGDLDPGSMTTRDLERVLKAARRGGRVVKQILAFSRPSTEGFRPTDVGGVITEAIGLLESSMPRKIEVRSRIAENLSCVYADPTQIHQVVMNLCTNAFHALRGTGGVIEVRLDQAELAREDADMLGLIPGEYVRLVVEDNGPGIPLDIVDKIFDPFFTTKDKTEGTGLGLAVVHGIVHSHKGGLQVAPRDGGGTTFTIYLPKGDTGLCGDVDFSGVPHNIGARILFVEDDVDQLQTTPRLLETMGYFVDGQENPLSALRLVNEIPGAFDLVITDYDMPGMSGTQLAKRLAVIEPDLPVILISGREDAVSAASDLPNIRLVVIKPYDKQDLSRAINTVLNNEAQGE
- a CDS encoding Dabb family protein; its protein translation is MVRHIVMWTLKDEAEGHSAAENGAKMKEILEALRGRIEGLRHIEVSVDIVAADPECHVILCSEHDDVDALNHYQGHPEHQACVAFVKKVASGRKAVDYVI